TACACTAAACAACAAAAATGATACAAAATGATGGCTCGAAACAAGCGATGGATATGGAAGTGCATAATATGAAGTGATAGACTTTATTTCACACAGactatatatattgatatattgcacataccttattattattattattattattttaaacacccccccccccccccccgtgtGAAACACAGCCAAATACAAGGAGTCTGTTTTTATCGatacaataaatgtatataataaacacCAATGCAGGTGGGCAGTATTTCGAAAACAAAGTGGgtagttcatttaaaagtagattaAAATAAAGCAGCAGTAGATCTGCTGTTAGTAATATTCCCCAttgttaaatctttttttataagGATTTTGGGTTATTCTGTAGCGATgattaaatatttaagaaaagtaGTCATTCAAAATCCTGTTCATTCATTTTATAGGTGTAACTCCAAAGAGCCAGACCTGCTGTCGTCCACCAATGATGCTCACACAGGTAAAGCCTCTCTGAAAGTCAACAGGCCTCATTCAGCAATATCCTAAGAATCATCATGTTCTTAAGGAAAAGTCCTGAGAACAGTATACAATGAAATGGTGAATCCCATATCTTCATTATTGAAAGCCAGTTTTCCAAATTAACATAGGAACGCCTCACAATTCCCCTTAAATAACATGACCTGTAAGGGCTGGACACGCCAAGCCGAAGGTCAGCCATTGGGCTTCGTTGgtagttcagtaaagttagcaacagattcgtattttccggatcaataactcatgacTGAAACATTGTTCCTACACAAATAGCACATTTTTTTAACCGTCGCAATGTATACAATCACCTACAACCTTATTTTCCTAAAAATGAGCTTTCCTTCGCGCTGGGCGCATTATATAGATCTCTATGCGCAGGCGGCGAAGAGAGCGATCCTTTGGGACCGTCTACAAAGAGCAAAACGCGAAAACCAATACAACAAAAGCCGTCAATAACTTCCCTCTAACACAGTGtttcccaaacctgttcctggagacacaccaacactacatattttggatgtctcccttatctgacccatgaacttcaggtgttggagtctcttctgatgttataataagttgattcaggtgtgtttgattagggagaggttgaaaatgtggactgttggtgtgccttcaggaacagggttgggaaacactgctctaacacATTAAACTGCCATCAAACTCAGATCACACGTCACTGCTGTCCCGCTGGTTATACTACAACACttggttttaaaaatataaatataaatatttgcataatttttATTATGATCAAATTTCAATAACTTCGCTgtaacatgctgcattttcaccAAATTCAGTCCACACGTAGCTGCTGTCCTGCTGGTTATACTACAActcttaattttctaataaactatttgcatatttttaaaaaatatgcaaaatagtTTATTAGAAAAGTACGACGCAAGACAAGTGACGTGTGATCTGACTTTggtgaaaatgcagcatgttacAGTGAAGTTATTGAAAGTTGATCATAATaaaaattatgcaaatatttatatttatatttttaaaaccaaGTGTTGTAGTATAACCAGCGGGACAGCAGTGACGTGTGATCTGAGTTTGATGGCAGTATAACGTGTTAGAGGGAAGTTATTGACGGCTTTTGTTGTATTGGTTTTCGCGTTTTGCTCTTTGTAGACGGTCCCTAAGAATCGCTCTTTTCGCCGCCTGCGCATAGAGATCAATATAATGTTCCCAGCGCGAAGGAAAGCTCATTTTTAGGAAAATACGATGGTAGGTGATTGTATACATTGCGACGGTTGAAAAAATGTGCTATTTGTGTAGGAACAATGTTTCGGTCTTGAGTTATTGATCTGGAAAATACCAatctgcgaatctgttgctaacttcACTGAACTCTAGTAGGTTTGGTGTTTTCCACACGTGGCCTCTCGTCAGGTTAACGTCGGATCaagattttgggtgaactatccattactgaattaattcaataaaatctgcatgaccagcctgatctcacgagaaaacgtaagtattttacgttttgatagtttagtggcgaattcgtacgagttcagtcgtacgaagttgtacgatttttaaaaaggaggcgtggcacctaaccccacccctaaacccaaccgtcattggcggatgagcaaatcgtactaaattgtacgaattagatcatacgaattcgtacgaattagccactaaatcaaagttacgaattgccgtgagattgcgttggcaTGACAGACCTTCATGAAAAGTGCGCAAGTAGAGTTTAAGAAGAGATCTGTTCATGAATGAGGCCTAATGTTCTCATTACATCTTCCTTCTTTGATTTATAGCCATTGATTTAATCGTTTCTGTTTCAACCCACGTTTAGATCTCATTTTTCAGACAGCCGTGCCTCCTCAGCGTCCCGACAGTTTCACCAACACCCCGTCTAAAGGCTTCCACTACGCCGGCAGGACCGTACACAAGTGTCAGCAGTGCACTAAATACTTCATCTACCGCTCTGACCTCGTGAAGCACCAGGAAACGCACACCAAGCCCGGGGCGCACGAGTGTCTGCAGTGTGGGCAGGATTTTGAGGATTCGACTCAGCTGGCGGCGCACAGGATCTCCAGCTGCAACACCAGAGTGTTCAAGTGCGTCAAATGCAGAGCTCACTTCAGATCCCTCAGGACTCTGTACAAACACAACCGAATGCACAAAGAGAAAACCACACACAAATGCCCTGAGTGCGGACGCACGTTCTCAAGCCTCTCCCAGTTAGTCAGCCATCGGCGCACACACCGAACTCCCGTCGTCAAAAGGAACTACACCTGCAAACTATGTAACGAGACGTTTGGCTCGTATAGAGCAAGTCTGATCCATCAGAAGATCCATAAAGCGGACGCGGCGCGTCCATCCAAATCAGAACGACAGCCAGGAAAGTGTCGCTTCTGTGACTTGACGTTCAACATAGACAGCGAGTTAAGAAGCCACCTGAAGACGCACGCCGAGTTCAGACCGTATATCTGCGACCAGTGTGGGAAGTGCTTCTCAGCGAACAGCAGTCTGCTAGCGCACCTCTCCAACCACACCGGAGAAAAGCCGCTTCTGTGCTCGCAGTGCGGCAAACGCTTCTACAGCAAGATCCAGCTCAAGTCCCACATGAGGTGTCATTCAGGAGAGCGTCCGCACATCTGCCCCTACTGCGAGAAGCAGTTCTCGCTGTCGGGGAACTTGAAGATCCACATCCGCATCCACACCGGGGAGAAGCCGTACGTGTGCCATCAGTGCGGGAAGGGTTTCGTGTCCGCCGGCTGTTTGCAGGTGCACCTGCGCTcgcacaccggagagaagccgtacCAGTGTAAAATCTGCATGAAGAAGTTCGTAGTTTCCAGTCACCTGACGGCGCACATGTGCTTTCACACTGGCGAGCGGCCGCATTGCTGCGTGCAGTGCGGGAAACGCTTCATCCGCCGCTACGACTTGAGCAAGCACATGTACACTCACATCGGGAAGAGGCCGTTCCCTTGCCCCATGTGCCCCAAGGCTTATACCTGCCGCACACACTTGAACAGGCACATGAAGAGCCACAGCGTTTGATGAGTATTAATAGtattatatctatattttttatcGTTTTGTCATCCCGAGTGCCTTGTCAGGAGCGAAATTGTACTCGCGAAATTAATACGGTGTCATTTACTCGTGCGCATCACGACTGGTGTTGATGTCCAAGCCTTTacactgtgtttttatttctatcTCTCACTCTGTGagacatttaaagggacagttcacccaataattAAAAATTGAGtgtcttctgttgagcacaaaataagataattcgaagaatgttgaaaaaaaaactgatttctaTACTATTGAGGTCAATTGCTGAATTTTCTCCTCAACATTCTAcgaaatatcttgtttttttgttcaacacTACTTGAGTGCGAGTTCTTTTTGTGGCGAACCGTCTCTTTAACGAACGTCTCTTTCATTTCGACAGTTCAGAGATGACTACCTCTATCAAGCTCTGAAAATGACAGGAATGTATGCTCCTCAGTAACGTCTTTAAGTAGCTTATTTATTTCTAATCTTCTACTTCTGAATCAGTCAGCGACTCGATTAAAAGCATTCGGATTTTTCATAACTACTTCATCTGGTTTATTATCAAAAGAGCGGCTCTGTAATCAGACCGGGACTTAAGATATTCGATTGTAATCTTGCTCCTGAATTACAGCTTACGTTTAAGTCCGTGTAAAGGGGACCGTTCTGTCATCATGTACTCGTTTATCTCAAACCTAGTTTCTTCCGTCGAACGCAGTTgaagatattcagaagaatgctggcggaaaaaacagccattgacttccatagtagttttATTCCCGCTATTAATGTGACTaatccatcattcttcaaaatatcttcttttgtgctcaacggAAGAAACTCCAGTTTAGTGAGTTTAATGAGTACACTTTTGGCAGAATATTTGCTTTAGTTTTTGCTGATATAAGCATAATAAATAACTACACtgtcccttgtttattttttccctgccTGGTCTAACTCTTGCGAGCTGCTGTTTAGTTGTTTCAACACAATGGATTCATTTTGAAGAACGCTTCAGCATTTTCTTGCATTACTAATGTGTGACATTGTTTCACGCCGTGGATCTTTTCTGTAGGGTATATCTTTTAGGTTTTCAGATCCATTATTTCTAGATTCATTCTCGGTAAGCAGCTGTTAATATTGTGCTGAATGTTATCGCCTCACACTGAACACAATAAACGTGTCAACGTAAAGATGGAGTTACAAATGTGTGAAACCCGTTTCTACTTGCCCGCACTGTGGAAAAATTGACCCAAATTAaatattctgtcatcgtttactcatcttgaacttgtttcaaacctttgagttgttttgtttttctgtcgaACAcacaggaagatattttgaagaatgctgaaaaccattgacttgcTTAGTAttcaatatggaagtcaatggttacaggttttcagctttcttcaaaatatcttcttttgtgctcgaCAGAAGAACAAATAAAAACTTCACTTGAcactgaatacattttcatttttgggtaatctATAACTGTTAGTAATAGTAACTATTACTATTAAGTTGATTACCTCAATGTTTGGGTTAAAACAGTTGGGTTTGCTCATAAATTACCCAAATTGAGTTGAATCAATTCAGCCATTTTagagtgtttttt
This region of Danio aesculapii chromosome 4, fDanAes4.1, whole genome shotgun sequence genomic DNA includes:
- the LOC130222647 gene encoding zinc finger protein 501-like, which gives rise to MPGPDSEHSHLSNKPGNAPGHAMIKYLRKVVIQNPVHSFYRCNSKEPDLLSSTNDAHTDLIFQTAVPPQRPDSFTNTPSKGFHYAGRTVHKCQQCTKYFIYRSDLVKHQETHTKPGAHECLQCGQDFEDSTQLAAHRISSCNTRVFKCVKCRAHFRSLRTLYKHNRMHKEKTTHKCPECGRTFSSLSQLVSHRRTHRTPVVKRNYTCKLCNETFGSYRASLIHQKIHKADAARPSKSERQPGKCRFCDLTFNIDSELRSHLKTHAEFRPYICDQCGKCFSANSSLLAHLSNHTGEKPLLCSQCGKRFYSKIQLKSHMRCHSGERPHICPYCEKQFSLSGNLKIHIRIHTGEKPYVCHQCGKGFVSAGCLQVHLRSHTGEKPYQCKICMKKFVVSSHLTAHMCFHTGERPHCCVQCGKRFIRRYDLSKHMYTHIGKRPFPCPMCPKAYTCRTHLNRHMKSHSV